From the genome of Streptomyces sp. NBC_01260, one region includes:
- the dnaE gene encoding DNA polymerase III subunit alpha — protein sequence MTKPPFTHLHVHTQYSLLDGAARLKDMFEACNEMGMSHIAMTDHGNLHGAYDFFHSAAKANVTPIIGIEAYVAPESRKHKRKIQWGQPHQKRDDVSGSGGYTHKTIWASNAKGLHNLFKLSSDAYAEGWLQKWPRMDKETISQWSEGLIASTGCPSGEVQTRLRLGQFDEAVQAASDYKDIFGEGKYFLELMDHGIEIERRVRDGLLEIGRKLDIPPLVTNDSHYTYANEATAHDALLCIQTGKNLSDPDRFRFDGTGYYLKTTDEMYAVDSSDAWQQGCANTLLVAQQIDTTGMFEKRDLMPKFDIPDGFTEITWFQEEVRVGMNRRFPGGVPEDRQKQVEYEMDIIIQMGFPGYFLVVADFIMWAKNNGIAVGPGRGSAAGSIVSYAMGITDLDPIEHGLIFERFLNPERVSMPDVDIDFDERRRVEVIRYVTEKYGADKVAMIGTYGKIKAKNAIKDSARVLGYPYAMGDRLTKAMPADVLGKGIDLNGITDPKHPRYSEAGEIRGMYENEPDVQKVIDTAKGVEGLVRQMGVHAAGVIMSSEPIVDHAPVWVRHSDGVTITQWDYPQCESLGLLKMDFLGLRNLTIMDDAIKMVKSNKGVELEMLALPLDDPKTYELLCRGDTLGVFQFDGGPMRSLLRQMQPDNFEDISAVSALYRPGPMGMNSHTNYAERKNARQEITPIHPELEEPLKEVLGLTYGLIVYQEQVQKAAQIVAGYSLGEADILRRVMGKKKADELAKNFVLFEAGAKKNGFSDAAIKALWDVLVPFAGYAFNKAHSSAYGLVTYWTGYLKANYPAEYMAALLTSVKDDKDKSAVYLNECRRMGIKVLPPNVNESESNFAAQGDDVILFGLTAIRNVGQNVVDSIIRCRKVKGKYGSFPDFLDKVEAVVCNKRTVESLIKAGAFDEMGHTRKGLVAHHEPMIDNVVQVKRKEAEGQFDLFGGGEEDSDEPGFGLDVEFSDIEWEKSYLLAQEREMLGLYVSDHPLFGIEHVLSDKSDAAISQLTSGEHSDGAIVTIGGIISGLQRKMTKQGNAWAIATVEDLAGSIECMFFPATYQLVSTQLVEDTVVFVKGRLDKREDVPRLVAMEMQVPDISNAGTNAPVVLTIPTVKITPPMVSRLGEVLNSHRGDTEVRIRLQGPRKTTVLRLDRHRVKADPALFGDLKVLLGPSCLAG from the coding sequence GTGACCAAGCCGCCTTTCACGCACCTTCACGTCCACACCCAGTACTCGCTGCTGGACGGTGCCGCGCGGCTCAAGGACATGTTCGAGGCGTGCAACGAGATGGGCATGTCCCATATCGCGATGACCGACCACGGCAACCTGCACGGCGCGTACGACTTCTTCCATTCGGCCGCCAAGGCGAATGTGACGCCGATCATCGGGATCGAGGCGTACGTCGCCCCGGAGTCGCGCAAGCACAAGCGGAAGATCCAGTGGGGTCAGCCGCACCAGAAGCGCGACGACGTCTCCGGCTCCGGTGGTTACACCCACAAGACGATCTGGGCGTCGAACGCGAAGGGGCTGCACAACCTCTTCAAGCTGTCCTCCGACGCCTACGCCGAGGGCTGGCTGCAGAAGTGGCCCCGGATGGACAAGGAGACGATCTCCCAGTGGTCCGAGGGACTGATCGCCTCCACCGGGTGCCCCTCGGGCGAGGTGCAGACGCGACTGCGCCTCGGACAGTTCGACGAGGCGGTGCAGGCGGCCTCCGACTACAAGGACATCTTCGGCGAGGGCAAGTACTTCCTGGAGCTGATGGACCACGGCATCGAGATCGAGCGCCGGGTCCGTGACGGGCTCCTGGAGATCGGCCGGAAGCTGGACATCCCGCCGCTCGTCACGAACGACTCGCACTACACCTACGCCAACGAGGCGACCGCGCACGACGCACTGCTGTGCATCCAGACCGGAAAGAACCTCTCCGACCCGGACCGCTTCCGCTTCGACGGCACCGGCTACTACCTGAAGACGACGGACGAGATGTACGCCGTCGACTCCTCGGACGCCTGGCAGCAGGGCTGCGCCAACACCCTGCTCGTCGCGCAGCAGATCGACACCACCGGAATGTTCGAGAAGCGCGACCTGATGCCGAAGTTCGACATCCCGGACGGCTTCACGGAGATCACCTGGTTCCAGGAGGAGGTCCGGGTCGGGATGAACCGCCGCTTCCCGGGCGGTGTGCCGGAGGACCGGCAGAAGCAGGTCGAGTACGAGATGGACATCATCATCCAGATGGGGTTCCCGGGGTACTTCCTGGTCGTCGCGGACTTCATCATGTGGGCGAAGAACAACGGCATCGCGGTCGGCCCCGGTCGTGGCTCCGCCGCCGGTTCGATCGTGTCGTACGCGATGGGCATCACCGACCTCGACCCGATCGAGCACGGGCTGATCTTCGAGCGGTTCCTCAACCCCGAGCGCGTCTCCATGCCCGATGTCGACATCGACTTCGACGAGCGCAGGCGCGTCGAGGTGATCAGGTACGTGACGGAGAAGTACGGCGCAGACAAGGTCGCCATGATCGGCACCTACGGCAAGATCAAGGCCAAGAACGCGATCAAGGACTCCGCCCGCGTCCTCGGCTACCCGTACGCGATGGGCGACCGGCTCACCAAGGCCATGCCCGCCGACGTCCTGGGCAAGGGCATCGACCTCAACGGCATCACCGACCCCAAGCACCCGCGCTACAGCGAGGCGGGCGAGATCCGGGGGATGTACGAGAACGAGCCGGACGTCCAGAAGGTCATCGACACCGCCAAGGGCGTCGAGGGCCTGGTCCGGCAGATGGGCGTGCACGCCGCGGGCGTCATCATGTCCAGCGAGCCGATCGTCGACCACGCCCCGGTCTGGGTGCGGCACTCCGACGGCGTCACCATCACCCAGTGGGACTACCCGCAGTGCGAGTCGCTCGGCCTGCTCAAGATGGACTTCCTGGGGCTGCGCAACCTGACGATCATGGACGACGCCATCAAGATGGTGAAGTCCAACAAGGGCGTCGAACTGGAGATGCTCGCCCTCCCGCTGGACGACCCCAAGACGTACGAGCTGCTCTGCCGCGGCGACACGCTCGGGGTGTTCCAGTTCGACGGCGGGCCGATGCGTTCGCTGCTGCGCCAGATGCAGCCCGACAACTTCGAGGACATTTCCGCCGTCTCGGCCCTGTACCGGCCGGGCCCGATGGGCATGAACTCGCACACGAACTACGCCGAGCGCAAGAACGCCCGCCAGGAGATCACTCCGATCCACCCGGAGCTGGAGGAGCCGCTCAAGGAGGTCCTCGGCCTCACCTACGGCCTGATCGTCTACCAGGAGCAGGTCCAGAAGGCCGCCCAGATCGTCGCCGGGTACTCGCTCGGCGAGGCCGACATCCTGCGCCGCGTGATGGGCAAGAAGAAGGCCGACGAGCTGGCGAAGAACTTCGTCCTCTTCGAGGCCGGCGCCAAGAAGAACGGCTTCTCCGACGCCGCGATCAAGGCCCTCTGGGACGTACTGGTCCCGTTCGCGGGCTACGCCTTCAACAAGGCGCACTCCTCCGCGTACGGCCTGGTCACCTACTGGACCGGCTACCTGAAGGCGAACTACCCCGCCGAGTACATGGCGGCGCTGCTGACCTCGGTCAAGGACGACAAGGACAAGTCGGCGGTCTACCTCAACGAGTGCCGCCGCATGGGCATCAAGGTGCTCCCGCCGAACGTCAACGAGTCCGAGTCGAACTTCGCCGCACAGGGTGACGACGTCATCCTCTTCGGGCTGACGGCCATCCGCAACGTCGGTCAGAACGTCGTCGACTCGATCATCCGGTGCCGCAAGGTGAAGGGGAAGTACGGCAGTTTCCCCGACTTCCTCGACAAGGTCGAGGCGGTCGTCTGCAACAAGCGGACCGTGGAGTCCCTCATCAAGGCCGGCGCCTTCGACGAGATGGGCCACACCCGCAAGGGGCTCGTCGCCCACCACGAACCCATGATCGACAACGTGGTGCAGGTCAAGCGCAAGGAGGCCGAGGGGCAGTTCGACCTCTTCGGCGGCGGTGAGGAGGACAGCGACGAGCCGGGCTTCGGGCTCGACGTGGAGTTCTCCGACATCGAGTGGGAGAAGTCCTACCTGCTGGCCCAGGAGCGCGAGATGCTCGGGCTGTACGTCTCCGACCACCCGCTCTTCGGCATCGAGCACGTGCTGAGCGACAAGTCCGACGCCGCGATCTCGCAGCTCACCAGCGGCGAGCACAGCGACGGCGCGATCGTCACCATCGGCGGTATCATCTCCGGCCTCCAGCGCAAGATGACCAAGCAGGGCAACGCCTGGGCCATCGCCACCGTCGAGGACCTGGCCGGCTCCATCGAGTGCATGTTCTTCCCCGCCACCTACCAGCTGGTCTCCACCCAGCTCGTCGAGGACACCGTCGTCTTCGTCAAGGGACGCCTCGACAAGCGGGAGGACGTGCCCCGGCTCGTCGCCATGGAGATGCAGGTCCCCGACATCTCGAACGCGGGCACCAACGCCCCCGTGGTGCTGACCATCCCCACGGTCAAGATCACTCCGCCCATGGTCAGCCGGCTCGGCGAGGTGCTCAACAGCCACCGCGGCGACACGGAGGTGCGGATCAGGCTCCAGGGCCCCCGCAAGACCACGGTGCTCCGGCTCGACCGGCACCGGGTGAAGGCCGACCCGGCGCTCTTCGGAGACCTGAAGGTGCTGCTCGGCCCGTCCTGCCTGGCCGGCTGA